One region of Streptomyces sp. CG4 genomic DNA includes:
- a CDS encoding TetR/AcrR family transcriptional regulator → MDSRATMPPVSRRERNKQRVRERLYSAAVELFVEKGYEHTSINEIAERADVARGTFFNYYQRKEDIITAWGERRRVALVKGLDEYGAFTPGSVAQLQQCMAILVRINQEEPHLTAAMLTAWVKAGRPILEEPYVAEVFAKIVESGTSRRELSPGMSPIGVGNVLRDVYLGALYRWAHQPSDASGSSLADELQQILRLLLEGMAPPAAP, encoded by the coding sequence ATGGACTCGCGCGCGACGATGCCGCCGGTCAGCCGCCGAGAACGCAACAAACAGCGGGTGCGGGAACGCCTCTACTCGGCTGCGGTTGAGCTCTTCGTGGAGAAGGGGTACGAGCACACCTCCATCAACGAGATCGCGGAGCGGGCCGATGTGGCGAGGGGAACGTTCTTCAACTACTACCAGCGCAAGGAAGACATCATCACCGCCTGGGGGGAGAGGAGGCGAGTCGCGCTGGTGAAGGGGCTCGACGAGTACGGCGCGTTCACCCCCGGCTCGGTCGCACAGCTTCAGCAGTGCATGGCGATCCTCGTCCGCATCAACCAGGAGGAGCCGCATCTCACTGCGGCCATGCTCACCGCCTGGGTGAAGGCGGGCCGGCCGATATTGGAGGAGCCGTATGTCGCGGAGGTGTTCGCCAAGATCGTCGAGAGCGGGACGAGCCGCAGGGAACTGAGTCCCGGCATGTCACCGATCGGCGTCGGCAACGTGCTGCGCGACGTGTACCTCGGAGCCCTCTACCGGTGGGCCCACCAGCCGTCGGACGCGAGCGGATCGTCACTTGCCGACGAGCTCCAGCAGATCCTGCGGCTCCTCCTGGAGGGCATGGCTCCCCCCGCGGCCCCCTGA
- a CDS encoding NAD(P)-dependent alcohol dehydrogenase: MPSTLALSLPAPGSAFSLTTIARRPLRDNDVRIDIGFCGICHTDLHFGHDSWGGTRYPLVPGHEITGVVSEVGGAVTEFAIGDRVGVGCMVNSCGTCAPCASGEEQYCTEGFVKTYSSQDHDGTVTQGGYSQSIVVAESFVLRIPPALELDRAAPLLCAGVTVYSPLRRWQAGPGTRVGVLGMGGLGHLGVKIAAAMGADVTLLGRSPDKKDDALSFGAARFVDTRAHTQLAELENYFDLILNTVPTFLEFDTYLGLLGLGGTLVNVGAPDDPVASYNVFSLLGARRTITGSSIGSIRETREMLDFCARHRITAEIEKIPADRVPEAWKNLADVRYRYVIDIATLGSIPPIP, from the coding sequence ATGCCGAGCACTCTCGCATTGTCGCTACCCGCCCCCGGGTCCGCGTTCTCACTGACCACCATCGCGCGACGCCCGCTGCGCGACAACGACGTCCGGATCGACATCGGTTTCTGCGGCATCTGCCATACCGACCTGCACTTCGGCCACGATTCCTGGGGAGGGACGCGCTACCCCCTCGTGCCCGGACACGAGATTACCGGTGTGGTCTCAGAAGTCGGCGGGGCCGTAACCGAGTTCGCGATCGGGGACCGAGTCGGTGTGGGATGCATGGTCAACTCCTGCGGCACGTGCGCCCCCTGCGCATCGGGCGAGGAACAGTACTGCACCGAGGGGTTCGTCAAGACGTACTCGTCCCAGGACCATGACGGGACCGTGACCCAGGGCGGTTACAGCCAATCCATTGTCGTCGCGGAATCTTTCGTACTGCGTATTCCCCCCGCACTCGAACTCGACCGTGCGGCACCACTGCTGTGTGCGGGGGTGACCGTCTACTCCCCCCTCCGCCGCTGGCAAGCAGGGCCGGGTACGAGGGTCGGTGTGCTCGGAATGGGCGGGCTGGGGCATCTCGGCGTGAAAATCGCCGCGGCCATGGGCGCGGACGTCACATTGCTGGGACGTTCGCCGGACAAGAAGGACGATGCGCTGAGTTTCGGTGCCGCACGTTTCGTGGACACCCGCGCACATACGCAACTCGCCGAACTGGAAAACTACTTCGACCTGATCCTCAACACAGTGCCGACCTTTCTGGAGTTCGACACCTATCTCGGCCTGCTCGGCCTCGGTGGCACTCTGGTCAACGTCGGCGCGCCCGACGACCCGGTCGCCTCGTACAACGTCTTCTCCCTGCTGGGCGCTCGCCGCACCATCACGGGATCCTCCATCGGAAGCATCCGAGAAACCCGGGAGATGCTCGACTTCTGCGCACGGCACCGCATCACCGCGGAGATCGAGAAGATCCCCGCGGACCGGGTCCCCGAGGCCTGGAAGAACCTGGCCGACGTCCGCTATCGCTATGTCATCGACATCGCCACGCTCGGCTCGATCCCGCCGATTCCGTGA
- a CDS encoding TRAM domain-containing protein, which yields MQAEPTKSLVGEEYEVEIGPVAHGGHCIARTAEGQVLFVRHTLPGERVVARVTEGEEGARFLRADAVEILDPSKDRVEAPCPFAGPGRCGGCDWQHAKPGAQRRLKGEVIAEQLERLAGLTPEEAGWDGTVMPAEGDKLPAGQVPQWRTRVQYAVDAEGHAGLRRHRSHDVERIDHCMIAAEGVSELGIERRDWTGMESVEAIAATGSQDRQVILTPRPGARLPLVELDKPVSVLRVDEKSGGIHRVHGRPFVRERADGRTHRVGNGGFWQVHPKAADTLVTAVMQGLLPRKGEMALDLYCGVGLFAGALADRLGEKGAVLGIESGKRAVEDARHNLADFPRVRIEQGKVESVLPRTGITEVDLIVLDPPRAGAGRSTVAHLASLGARRIAYVACDPAALARDLGYFREGGYRVRMLRAFDLFPMTHHVECVAILEPVAKGS from the coding sequence ATGCAGGCAGAACCGACGAAGTCGCTGGTGGGCGAGGAGTACGAGGTCGAGATCGGCCCCGTCGCCCACGGCGGTCACTGCATCGCCCGTACGGCCGAGGGCCAGGTCCTCTTCGTCCGGCACACGCTGCCGGGCGAGCGCGTGGTGGCCCGGGTGACGGAGGGCGAGGAGGGCGCCCGCTTCCTGCGCGCGGACGCGGTCGAGATCCTGGACCCCTCCAAGGACCGCGTCGAGGCCCCCTGCCCCTTCGCCGGCCCCGGCCGCTGCGGCGGCTGCGACTGGCAGCACGCCAAGCCGGGCGCCCAGCGCCGGCTGAAGGGCGAGGTGATCGCCGAGCAGCTCGAACGGCTCGCGGGCCTCACGCCCGAGGAGGCCGGCTGGGACGGCACGGTGATGCCGGCCGAGGGCGACAAGCTGCCCGCGGGCCAGGTGCCGCAGTGGCGCACGCGCGTGCAGTACGCCGTGGACGCCGAGGGCCACGCGGGCCTGCGCCGCCACCGCTCGCACGACGTCGAGCGCATCGACCACTGCATGATCGCCGCGGAGGGCGTCAGCGAGCTGGGCATCGAGCGGCGGGACTGGACCGGCATGGAGTCGGTCGAGGCGATCGCGGCGACGGGCTCGCAGGACCGCCAGGTCATCCTGACCCCGCGCCCCGGCGCCCGCCTGCCGCTGGTGGAGCTGGACAAGCCCGTCTCCGTCCTCCGCGTCGACGAGAAGTCCGGCGGCATCCACCGCGTCCACGGCCGCCCGTTCGTCCGCGAACGTGCGGACGGCCGTACCCACCGCGTCGGGAACGGCGGCTTCTGGCAGGTCCACCCGAAGGCGGCGGACACGCTGGTGACGGCGGTCATGCAGGGTCTGCTGCCCCGCAAGGGCGAGATGGCCCTGGACCTCTACTGCGGCGTCGGCCTCTTCGCCGGCGCGCTGGCCGACCGCCTCGGCGAGAAGGGCGCGGTCCTCGGCATCGAGTCCGGCAAGCGAGCGGTCGAGGACGCCCGGCACAACCTCGCCGACTTCCCCCGGGTCCGCATCGAACAGGGCAAGGTCGAGTCGGTCCTGCCGCGCACGGGCATCACCGAGGTCGACCTGATCGTCCTCGACCCGCCCCGCGCGGGTGCGGGCCGGTCGACGGTCGCCCACCTCGCCTCCCTCGGCGCCCGCCGCATCGCGTACGTCGCCTGCGACCCCGCTGCGCTGGCCCGGGACCTGGGGTACTTCAGGGAGGGCGGCTATCGGGTGCGCATGCTTCGGGCGTTCGATCTGTTTCCGATGACGCATCACGTGGAGTGCGTGGCGATCCTTGAACCGGTGGCTAAGGGCTCCTGA
- a CDS encoding APC family permease, with product MSKLTDVPKRILIGRALRSDRLGETLLPKRIALPVFASDPLSSVAYAPGEVLLVLSIAGVSAYHFSPWIAVAVVVLMFTVVASYRQNVHAYPSGGGDYEVATTNLGPKAGLTVASALLVDYVLTVAVSIASGIENLGSAIPFVVEHKVLCAVVVIVLLTLMNLRGVKESGKLFAIPTYVFVGGVFIMIAWGAIRGLVLGDSMRAPTAAYEIKAEHQGLAGFALVFLLLRAFSSGCAALTGVEAISNGVPAFRKPKSKNAATTLALMGGLAVTMFCGIIALAMTTKVRMAENPATDLIHNGHPLGSGYVQNPVISQVAEAVFGKGSFLFVILAAATALVLFLAANTAYNGFPLLGSILAQDRYLPRQLHTRGDRLAFSNGIVLLAGAATLLTVVYGADSTRLIQLYIVGVFVSFTLSQTGMVRHWNRHLAVEKDPAKRRHMIRSRAINAFGAFFTGLVLVVVLVTKFTHGAWVALLGMCIFYATMTAIRKHYDGVAEELTAPEEPDDDLVRPSRVHSVVLISKIHRPTLRALAYAKLMRSDTLEALTVNVDPAETKALREEWERRGIDVPLKVLDSPYREVTRPVIDYVKSLRKESPRDAVSVIIPEYVVGHWYEHLLHNQSALRLKGRLLFTPGVMVTSVPYQLASSEAAKLRARKRQEWSAPGAVRRGPTAERPKETSAAKD from the coding sequence GTGTCCAAACTGACCGACGTGCCCAAACGGATCCTGATCGGGCGCGCACTGCGCAGTGACCGGCTGGGCGAAACGCTCCTGCCGAAGCGCATCGCACTCCCCGTCTTCGCCTCCGACCCGCTGTCCTCCGTCGCCTACGCACCGGGCGAGGTCCTGCTGGTCCTGTCCATCGCGGGCGTGTCGGCGTACCACTTCAGCCCCTGGATCGCGGTCGCGGTTGTCGTGCTGATGTTCACCGTGGTCGCCTCTTACCGCCAGAACGTCCACGCGTACCCGAGCGGCGGGGGCGACTACGAGGTCGCCACCACCAACCTGGGCCCCAAGGCCGGCCTGACGGTCGCCAGCGCCCTGCTCGTGGACTACGTCCTCACCGTCGCCGTCTCCATCGCCTCCGGCATCGAGAACCTCGGCTCCGCGATCCCGTTCGTGGTCGAGCACAAGGTGCTGTGCGCGGTCGTCGTGATCGTGCTGCTGACGCTGATGAACCTGCGCGGCGTGAAGGAGTCCGGCAAGCTCTTCGCGATCCCGACGTACGTGTTCGTCGGCGGCGTGTTCATCATGATCGCGTGGGGCGCGATCCGGGGCCTGGTCCTCGGCGACTCGATGCGCGCCCCGACGGCGGCGTACGAGATCAAGGCCGAACACCAGGGCCTGGCCGGCTTCGCACTCGTCTTCCTGCTGCTGCGCGCCTTCTCCTCCGGCTGTGCCGCGCTGACCGGCGTGGAGGCCATCTCCAACGGCGTCCCGGCCTTCCGCAAGCCCAAGTCGAAGAACGCGGCGACCACGCTCGCGCTGATGGGCGGGCTCGCCGTCACCATGTTCTGCGGCATCATCGCCCTCGCCATGACGACCAAGGTCCGCATGGCCGAGAACCCGGCCACCGACCTGATCCACAACGGCCACCCGCTCGGCTCCGGCTATGTCCAGAACCCGGTGATCTCGCAGGTCGCCGAGGCGGTCTTCGGCAAGGGCAGCTTCCTGTTCGTCATCCTGGCCGCGGCCACGGCCCTGGTCCTGTTCCTCGCGGCGAACACGGCGTACAACGGCTTCCCGCTGCTCGGCTCGATCCTCGCCCAGGACCGCTATCTGCCGCGCCAGCTGCACACCCGAGGCGACCGCCTCGCCTTCTCCAACGGCATCGTGCTGCTGGCCGGCGCGGCGACCCTGCTGACGGTCGTCTACGGCGCCGACTCGACCCGCCTCATCCAGCTGTACATCGTCGGCGTGTTCGTGTCCTTCACGCTCAGCCAGACCGGCATGGTCCGGCACTGGAACCGGCATCTGGCGGTCGAGAAGGACCCGGCCAAGCGTCGCCACATGATCCGCTCCCGCGCGATCAACGCGTTCGGCGCCTTCTTCACCGGCCTGGTGCTCGTCGTCGTCCTGGTCACCAAGTTCACGCACGGCGCGTGGGTGGCCCTGCTCGGCATGTGCATCTTCTACGCGACGATGACCGCGATCCGTAAGCATTACGACGGCGTCGCCGAGGAACTAACGGCACCCGAAGAGCCGGACGACGACCTGGTCCGCCCGTCCCGTGTCCACTCGGTGGTACTGATCTCGAAGATCCACCGCCCCACCCTCCGTGCCCTGGCCTACGCCAAGCTGATGCGCTCGGACACCCTGGAGGCGCTGACGGTCAACGTCGACCCGGCCGAGACCAAGGCGCTGCGCGAGGAGTGGGAGCGGCGCGGCATCGACGTACCGCTGAAGGTGCTGGACTCGCCGTACCGCGAGGTAACCCGCCCGGTGATCGACTACGTCAAGAGCCTGCGCAAGGAGTCCCCGCGCGACGCGGTCTCCGTGATCATCCCCGAGTACGTGGTCGGCCACTGGTACGAGCATCTGCTGCACAACCAGAGCGCCCTGCGCCTGAAGGGCCGCCTGCTGTTCACGCCCGGCGTGATGGTCACCTCCGTGCCCTACCAGCTGGCCTCCTCGGAAGCGGCCAAGCTGCGCGCCCGCAAGCGGCAGGAGTGGAGCGCACCGGGCGCGGTACGGCGCGGACCGACGGCGGAGCGACCCAAGGAGACATCGGCGGCCAAGGACTGA
- the hppD gene encoding 4-hydroxyphenylpyruvate dioxygenase yields the protein MPDISSNAMDDNPTLAHVEFYVQDAAVTAAELRRKYGFGIVATAGTAGSGTDRYSLALRQGNITLIATQGEVAEAYVERHGDGVADIAFRVGDVRSAFTAAVRAGARAVRRPGDSGRGDAATAVFGDVTHTLLSRDKSLPPDFSAVRPEYEVRGAGLQELDHFAVCAEAGELGGLVDFWQRAFGFRSVFREYISVGDQGMNSEVVQSAGGDITFTIIEPDPQARSGQIDAFLTAHRGAGIQHVALNTRNIVATLDRLSGEGVQTLDVPDSYYDSLPDRVTVSEYPAHSLRKFGILADEDHNGRLFQVFTRSVHPRRTFFFEVLQRCGAETFGSNNIKALYSAVESERLLSAAETWQ from the coding sequence ATGCCAGACATCAGCTCGAACGCCATGGACGACAACCCGACTCTTGCCCATGTGGAGTTCTATGTGCAGGATGCCGCCGTCACCGCTGCCGAGTTACGGCGGAAGTACGGATTCGGGATTGTCGCGACGGCCGGTACCGCTGGTTCCGGCACGGACCGCTACTCACTGGCTCTTCGGCAGGGAAACATCACTCTCATCGCCACCCAGGGCGAAGTGGCCGAGGCGTATGTGGAGCGGCACGGTGACGGTGTCGCGGACATCGCTTTTCGGGTAGGGGATGTCCGGTCGGCGTTCACCGCCGCGGTGCGAGCCGGTGCCCGTGCCGTGCGCCGGCCGGGTGATTCCGGTCGCGGCGACGCGGCGACCGCGGTTTTCGGCGACGTCACCCATACGTTGCTGAGCCGCGACAAGTCCCTTCCCCCGGATTTCTCGGCCGTCCGCCCGGAATACGAGGTGCGTGGCGCCGGACTCCAGGAGCTCGATCATTTCGCGGTCTGTGCCGAGGCAGGTGAACTCGGTGGCCTTGTGGACTTCTGGCAGCGTGCCTTCGGGTTCCGTTCCGTGTTCCGGGAGTACATCTCCGTCGGAGACCAGGGCATGAACTCCGAAGTCGTGCAGAGCGCCGGCGGAGACATCACCTTCACCATCATCGAACCCGACCCCCAGGCCCGTTCCGGACAGATCGACGCGTTCCTGACCGCACACCGCGGAGCGGGGATCCAGCATGTGGCGTTGAACACGAGGAACATCGTCGCGACGCTGGACCGTCTGAGCGGCGAGGGAGTGCAGACCCTCGATGTTCCGGACAGCTACTACGATTCCCTGCCCGACCGCGTCACCGTGAGCGAGTACCCGGCCCACAGCCTGCGCAAGTTCGGCATTCTGGCGGACGAGGACCACAACGGCCGGCTGTTCCAGGTGTTCACCAGGTCCGTTCATCCCCGCAGGACCTTCTTCTTCGAGGTTCTGCAGCGATGCGGTGCCGAGACGTTCGGCAGCAACAACATCAAGGCGCTCTACTCGGCGGTCGAGTCCGAACGCCTGCTGTCCGCCGCGGAGACGTGGCAGTGA
- a CDS encoding alpha-hydroxy-acid oxidizing protein → MSAPPRLARRAGDDAPLACLDDLAHLAAAQLPADVWDFIAGGSGQESTLAHNRAALDGLRVISRILTDVSRPRTATRLLGVEARMPVAVAPMAYHSLVHPEGEPATAREVTRCPDSELESFVGLVGGVASGDGGVLGPASLRGKLAATSEELARSAAAVGATDDATPMFQSSIVSEVMREGARTQAQAAFGDALGDSTPMFPGGLVPTADGLRWAAPEG, encoded by the coding sequence GTGAGCGCGCCGCCTCGGCTTGCCCGCCGGGCGGGCGACGACGCGCCGCTGGCCTGCCTGGACGACCTGGCCCACCTGGCCGCGGCCCAACTTCCAGCGGATGTATGGGACTTCATCGCCGGAGGCAGCGGGCAGGAGTCGACACTCGCCCACAACCGGGCCGCCCTGGACGGGCTGCGAGTGATTTCGCGCATCCTCACCGACGTGTCCCGTCCGCGCACCGCCACCCGCCTGCTCGGCGTCGAAGCCCGCATGCCGGTGGCGGTGGCCCCCATGGCGTACCACTCGCTGGTACACCCGGAGGGCGAACCGGCGACGGCGCGCGAGGTGACCAGGTGCCCCGATTCCGAACTGGAGTCGTTCGTCGGGCTGGTCGGCGGTGTCGCTTCCGGTGACGGCGGCGTCCTCGGCCCCGCGTCGTTGCGCGGGAAGCTGGCGGCCACGTCGGAGGAGCTGGCGCGGTCCGCGGCCGCGGTCGGAGCCACGGACGACGCGACGCCGATGTTCCAGTCGTCGATCGTCTCCGAGGTCATGCGCGAAGGCGCCCGCACGCAGGCGCAGGCCGCGTTCGGCGACGCACTCGGTGACAGCACCCCGATGTTCCCCGGCGGCCTCGTCCCCACGGCCGACGGGCTCCGCTGGGCGGCCCCCGAGGGGTGA
- a CDS encoding MalY/PatB family protein — MTGRQARRFGWEVPREWVLQTAGVITTLKTAVQAFSAPGDSVLIQPPVYAHFHDDVLLNGRHLAYAPLERTGDGYRFDARAFDAAIRPDTKLFILSHPHNPTGNVWTEDELRAMGEICARHGVLVVSDEIHQDLVINPDKKHVPFASLGPEFARNSITCTAPSKTFNLPGLQSANVFVPDRGLREELARQYERNLFPLVNVLGMVAAEAAYAHGEPWLEELLGYLRGNHAHFAQAVNTTTSKVRVLPADSLSPAWMDRSSASRATATCG; from the coding sequence ATGACCGGCCGGCAGGCCCGGCGGTTCGGCTGGGAGGTACCGCGCGAGTGGGTGCTGCAGACCGCGGGCGTCATCACCACGCTCAAGACCGCCGTGCAGGCATTCTCCGCGCCGGGCGACTCGGTCCTGATCCAGCCGCCGGTCTACGCCCACTTCCACGACGACGTCCTGCTCAATGGCCGCCACCTCGCGTACGCGCCGCTGGAGCGGACGGGCGACGGCTACCGCTTCGACGCCCGCGCGTTCGACGCCGCCATACGCCCCGACACCAAGCTGTTCATCCTCAGCCACCCCCACAATCCCACCGGGAACGTCTGGACCGAGGACGAGCTGAGGGCCATGGGCGAGATATGTGCCCGGCACGGCGTCCTGGTCGTCTCCGACGAGATCCACCAGGACCTCGTCATCAACCCGGACAAGAAGCACGTCCCGTTCGCCTCGCTGGGACCGGAGTTCGCGCGGAACAGCATCACGTGTACGGCACCCAGCAAGACCTTCAACCTCCCGGGGCTCCAGAGCGCGAACGTCTTCGTGCCCGACCGCGGGCTGCGCGAGGAGCTGGCCCGCCAGTACGAGCGCAACCTGTTCCCGCTGGTCAACGTGCTGGGCATGGTCGCCGCCGAAGCCGCCTACGCGCACGGTGAGCCGTGGCTGGAGGAGTTGCTCGGCTACCTGCGCGGCAACCACGCCCACTTCGCGCAGGCGGTCAACACCACCACCTCGAAGGTCAGGGTCCTGCCGGCCGACTCCCTCTCCCCCGCGTGGATGGACAGAAGTTCGGCATCGAGGGCCACAGCTACATGCGGGTGA